The following proteins are co-located in the Halanaerobiaceae bacterium ANBcell28 genome:
- a CDS encoding Na+/H+ antiporter subunit E — MRQKLVTFITLFIAWIIFSGGISFDVLFVGTLVSLLTTSLFHDMLFRFSNHKLSLLDYLKKFGLILLFIPVFFYEAINSALKVSIHVFEKKPSFSPGIVKVKTHLTNVTAISILANLITLTPGTMTLDFDKGDRVYYIHWIDVKTREEAEARREIIERFESWLDVIFK, encoded by the coding sequence ATGAGACAAAAATTAGTAACTTTTATCACTTTGTTTATTGCCTGGATTATTTTTTCTGGAGGTATATCCTTTGATGTTCTTTTTGTAGGTACTCTTGTTTCTTTATTGACTACTAGTCTTTTTCATGATATGTTATTTCGATTTTCTAATCACAAACTAAGTCTTTTAGACTACTTAAAGAAATTTGGATTAATTCTATTATTTATTCCTGTCTTTTTTTATGAAGCTATTAACTCTGCCTTAAAAGTCTCGATACATGTTTTTGAAAAAAAACCTTCCTTTTCCCCCGGAATTGTTAAAGTAAAAACCCATTTAACTAATGTTACTGCTATATCTATATTGGCCAATCTAATTACTCTGACACCTGGAACAATGACATTAGATTTTGATAAAGGTGACAGGGTTTATTATATACACTGGATTGATGTTAAAACCCGTGAAGAAGCTGAAGCAAGGCGAGAAATCATTGAAAGATTTGAAAGTTGGCTGGATGTGATCTTTAAATGA
- a CDS encoding acyl-CoA dehydrogenase family protein: MDYFLNETQQIITELSRRIAEEKIADLASKYDQSGEFPWEVMKTLAQSDLFRVFIPEEYGGLGGGILEMALVTEELSKACGGIALGFAATGLGTMPIILFGNEEQKKEYLNKVADGTIAAFALTESKAGSDASNMETTAQKDGDYYILNGVKQWITNGGVADIYTVIAMTNKSKGSRGATAFIVEKGTPGFSFGVKEDKMGIRGSTTMELIFENCRVHKSQILARPGMGYIVALKTLDRTRPGVAAQAVGIAQGAIDACLEYTREREQFGQSISNFQAIRHKLADMAMETEAARSLVYNTARMIDNGAKDISRESAMSKCFASDVAMRVTTDAVQIFGGYGYMKDYPVEKMMRDAKITQIYEGTNEIQRNVIASTLWKK; the protein is encoded by the coding sequence ATGGATTATTTTCTAAATGAAACACAGCAAATTATTACTGAGCTTTCTAGGCGAATAGCTGAAGAAAAGATAGCCGATTTAGCAAGCAAATATGATCAAAGTGGCGAATTCCCCTGGGAAGTTATGAAAACTCTTGCACAAAGTGACCTTTTCCGTGTCTTTATTCCAGAAGAATACGGCGGATTAGGTGGCGGTATATTGGAAATGGCTTTGGTTACAGAAGAATTAAGTAAAGCCTGTGGTGGTATCGCTCTAGGATTTGCAGCTACTGGTCTAGGAACAATGCCTATTATCCTCTTTGGAAATGAAGAACAAAAAAAAGAGTATTTAAATAAGGTAGCTGACGGAACTATTGCTGCCTTTGCTCTAACAGAATCCAAAGCAGGTAGTGATGCAAGTAATATGGAAACTACTGCTCAAAAAGATGGTGATTATTATATTTTAAACGGTGTAAAACAATGGATTACTAATGGTGGTGTTGCAGATATTTATACAGTTATCGCCATGACAAACAAAAGTAAAGGATCAAGAGGTGCTACAGCTTTTATAGTTGAAAAAGGCACACCTGGTTTTTCTTTTGGAGTGAAAGAAGACAAAATGGGGATACGTGGTTCAACTACTATGGAGCTAATTTTTGAAAATTGTAGAGTACATAAAAGCCAAATACTTGCACGTCCTGGTATGGGCTACATAGTAGCATTAAAAACCTTAGATCGCACTCGTCCTGGAGTCGCAGCTCAAGCTGTAGGGATTGCACAAGGTGCTATAGATGCCTGCCTAGAATACACCAGAGAAAGAGAACAATTTGGACAAAGCATATCTAACTTTCAAGCAATACGTCATAAATTAGCAGATATGGCTATGGAAACAGAAGCAGCCAGATCTCTTGTCTATAATACTGCACGTATGATTGATAATGGTGCTAAAGATATTAGTAGAGAATCAGCTATGTCTAAGTGTTTTGCCTCAGATGTAGCTATGAGGGTGACAACTGATGCAGTACAGATATTTGGTGGATATGGATATATGAAAGACTATCCTGTAGAAAAAATGATGCGTGATGCAAAAATTACACAAATCTATGAAGGAACAAATGAAATTCAACGCAATGTAATTGCTTCAACTCTTTGGAAAAAATAG